Proteins co-encoded in one Fusarium musae strain F31 chromosome 3, whole genome shotgun sequence genomic window:
- a CDS encoding hypothetical protein (BUSCO:EOG092617AN) — protein MEDQVHKPHRKSKDKKDKKQHTGERNPKAFSFANPGKLQRQAARSQDIKEKRLHVPLVDRLPDEAPPRLVTIVGPPGVGKTTLMKSLIRRYAKETISDPQGPVTVVTSKKQRLTFVECPNELEAMVDIAKVADIVLLMIDGNYGFEMETMEFLNILAATGMPGNVFGILTHLDLFRKPQALKDAKKRLKRRLWTELYQGAHLFYLSGVMNGRYPDREIHNLSRFLSVMKNPRPLVWRNSHPYSIIDSFRDITHPTKIEEDPNCDRSIVLSGYLRGTNFASHNQRVHVPGLGDFTVSNMEVMPDPCPTPSMELAMAKITGKTGRRRLDEKEKKLHAPMSDRSGLKIDGDAIWITSDKGFSFDREEDDDAERGEGEEMIVGLQAERKLLGQMEGGVQLFKGGNKVEAVPEEEDTGRKTHRKPRFAQREDGDDDQNEDDENSVSGDEDLASDAEVEFSEGRLGKMFRKDADKELGEDDLAFADSDSDLGALSDEEEVEDDEEYDSDEEAAALRWKDNLNGTAMRLHGKRRSYHTSDLARYMYDDSLSPEDALKRWRGEDDESEEENIEDDDDDEDDFFKKSKQEQEDAIEDRSIPAYDYEDLAAKWASEKNVEALRRKFTSTALAAGDDDDDDGDLNGSDFEGLGDSNDEGDGVFEDLEAEGQQEPAQPTVDDIEAEREKNAKRKEELKMRFEEEDREGFLNDKANARREGGDVQEFGEDQWYEAQKAMIQKQLDINKEEFENLDERQRSAVEGYRAGKYAKVILEGVPAEFVKLFDARRPIVVGGLSATEDRFGYLQVRIKRHRWHKRILKTNDPLIFSLGWRRFQTMPIYSTTDSRTRNRMLKYTPEHMHCFGTIYGPLIAPNTGFVCFNSMSASTPGFRIAATGTILSVDESTEIVKKLKLTGTPAKIYKNTAFIKDMFNTSLEIAKFEGASIKTVSGIRGQIKRALSKPEGQFRATFEDKILLSDIVFLRAWYPIKPHRFYNPVTNLIGWQPMRLTGEVRRDQNVPTPQPKNSQYRTIERETRHFNPLRVPRALAADLPFKSQIVETKKQKKETYMQKRAVIMAPGSEEKKARALMQQLLTIRNDAAAKRRAAKEKNRAAFQKKLADSEEKKEAREKRESKDFWRKNGRKRAAAEDGGGGKRRK, from the exons ATGGAAGATCAAGTGCACAAACCGCATCGCAagtccaaggacaagaaggacaagaagcagcaTACAGGCG AGCGCAACCCAAAGGCGTTTTCCTTCGCCAACCCCGGTAAGCTCCAGAGACAAGCAGCGAGATCGCAAGAT ATCAAGGAAAAGCGTCTCCATGTCCCGCTCGTGGATCGACTGCCCGATGAGGCCCCGCCTCGACTCGTCACAATCGTTGGCCCTCCCGGTGTAGGAAAGACGACGTTAATGAAATCGCTCATTCGACGATATGCCAAAGAAACGATATCGGACCCTCAGGGCCCTGTGACGGTCGTCACATCGAAGAAGCAGCGCCTGACCTTTGTCGAGTGCCCAAACGAACTGGAGGCCATGGTCGACATCGCAAAGGTTGCCGACATTGTCCTCTTGATGATTGATGGAAATTACGGCTTTGAGATGGAAACTATGGAGTTTCTCAACATTCTCGCCGCTACAGGTATGCCTGGAAACGTCTTTGGTATCTTGACACATCTGGATCTTTTCCGGAAGCCACAGGCGctcaaggatgccaagaagcGTCTCAAGAGGAGACTTTGGACAGAGCTGTACCAGGGCGCCCACCTCTTTTACCTTTCCGGTGTTATGAACGGCCGATATCCCGACCGCGAAATCCACAACTTGTCACGCTTCCTCTCTGTCATGAAAAACCCACGTCCTCTAGTCTGGCGCAATTCTCACCCTTACTCTATCATCGACAGCTTCCGAGACATCACGCACCCTACCAAGATCGAGGAAGACCCCAATTGCGACCGGTCGATTGTACTTTCAGGTTACCTGCGAGGTACAAATTTTGCTTCGCACAACCAACGAGTCCACGTCCCCGGTTTGGGAGATTTTACAGTGTCTAACATGGAGGTTATGCCAGATCCTTGTCCCACGCCATCGATGGAACTGGCAATGGCGAAGATCACAGGAAAGACTGGACGAAGGCGACTtgatgaaaaggaaaagaagcttCATGCTCCCATGTCGGATCGTAGTGGCTTAAAgattgatggtgatgccaTCTGGATCACCAGCGACAAGGGCTTCAGCTTCGAccgagaggaggatgatgatgccgagcgaggagaaggagaggagATGATTGTTGGTCTTCAAGCTGAACGAAAGCTTCTTGGCCAAATGGAGGGCGGCGTCCAGCTTTTCAAGGGCGGCAACAAGGTCGAGGCAGtgccagaggaggaagacactGGCAGAAAAACACATCGCAAACCTAGATTTGCccaaagagaagatggcgatgatgaccaaaacgaagacgacgagaaCTCTGTCAGCGGTGACGAAGACTTGGCCTCGGATGCTGAGGTTGAGTTCAGTGAAGGTAGATTAGGCAAGATGTTCCGCAAGGATGCCGATAAGGAACTCGGTGAAGATGATCTTGCATTCGCCGACAGTGACTCAGACCTCGGAGCATTgtctgatgaggaagaggtggaagacgacgaagaatACGATTCGGATGAGGAAGCAGCAGCATTAAGATGGAAGGACAACTTAAATGGCACTGCGATGAGGCTTCATGGCAAGAGACGCTCATATCACACAAGTGATTTGGCTAGGTATATGTACGACGACTCACTAAGCCCTGAAGATGCTCTCAAGCGATGGCGaggcgaggatgatgaatcggaagaggagaatattgaggacgacgacgatgatgaagatgacttcttcaagaagtcgaaacaagagcaagaagacgCTATAGAGGATAGATCAATACCCGCGTATGACTACGAGGATCTAGCGGCCAAATGGGCATCAGAGAAGAACGTCGAAGCTTTACGGAGGAAGTTCACTTCGACAGCCCTCGCtgctggcgatgatgatgacgatgatggggATTTGAATGGCAGCGACTTCGAGGGCCTGGGCGACTCAAATGATGAGGGCGATGGTGTCTTCGAGGATCTCGAAGCTGAAGGCCAACAAGAGCCAGCACAGCCCACTGTCGACGACATTGAGGCCGAGCGAGAGAAGAACGCAAAGCGAAAGGAGGAACTCAAGATGCGAttcgaagaggaagatcgtGAGGGCTTCCTCAATGATAAAGCAAACGCACGACGAGAAGGTGGAGATGTGCAAGAGTTTGGTGAGGATCAATGGTATGAGGCGCAAAAGGCTATGAtccagaagcagctcgatatcaacaaggaggAATTTGAGAACCTCGATGAGCGCCAACGCTCTGCTGTGGAAGGCTACCGGGCCGGCAAATATGCCAAGGTTATCCTCGAAGGTGTTCCGGCCGAATTTGTCAAGCTCTTTGATGCTCGTCGACCTATCGTCGTCGGTGGTCTCTCCGCTACGGAAGACCGATTCGGCTATCTTCAAGTCCGCATCAAGCGTCACCGCTGGCACAAACGCATTCTCAAGACAAATGATCCCCTTATCTTCTCTTTGGGATGGCGTCGCTTCCAGACCATGCCCATCTACAGCACCACCGACTCGCGCACGCGTAACCGTATGCTCAAGTATACACCTGAGCATATGCATTGCTTCGGTACCATATATGGTCCCTTAATTGCACCCAACACAGGCTTTGTTTGCTTCAACTCAATGTCAGCGTCGACACCCGGTTTCCGCATCGCTGCTACCGGCACAATCCTCAGCGTCGACGAGTCCACAGAAatcgtcaagaagctcaagcttacTGGTACACCTGCAAAGATCTACAAGAACACAGCTTTCATCAAGGACATGTTCAACACGTCTCTTGAAATAGCCAAGTTTGAGGGAGCTTCTATCAAGACCGTCTCTGGCATTCGTGGTCAGATCAAGCGTGCTTTGTCCAAGCCTGAGGGACAATTCCGCGCTACTTTCGAGGACAAGATTCTTCTTAGTGACATTGTCTTCTTGCGTGCTTGGTACCCAATCAAGCCTCATCGGTTCTACAACCCAGTCACCAACCTCATCGGCTGGCAGCCCATGCGACTCACAGGCGAGGTCCGCCGTGATCAGAACGTGCCCACTCCCCAGCCCAAGAACAGCCAGTACCGCACTATTGAAAGAGAGACCCGCCACTTTAACCCTCTCCGTGTGCCCCGCGCTCTTGCTGCCGACCTTCCCTTCAAGTCGCAGATTGTCGAaaccaagaagcaaaagaaagaGACATACATGCAGAAGCGTgctgtcatcatggctcctggttccgaggagaagaaagcccGGGCTCTCATGCAGCAGTTACTCACAATCCGTAACGACGCTGCTGCCAAGCGTCGTGCCGCAAAGGAGAAAAACCGCGCTGCgttccagaagaagttggcAGACAGCGAGGAGAAAAAGGAAGCCCGTGAGAAACGGGAATCCAAGGACTTCTGGAGGAAGAATGGTCGCAAGCGTGCAGCCGCCGAagatggaggtggtggcaAGCGCAGGAAGTAG